A region of Lycium barbarum isolate Lr01 chromosome 3, ASM1917538v2, whole genome shotgun sequence DNA encodes the following proteins:
- the LOC132630185 gene encoding uncharacterized protein LOC132630185 — protein MRVLRAADAKVNWLVERLPNFVKEAIEAAMAPYTQAITDIRKEQDRIKEHVRHIDRRLEQIEGGSAGGLPAIRADLAKVKKDIRVLKAHDIELSAPILPSGASLFSTGPSDKGVEESAGEDEETEEEEEEEGEESEEEFDKELEGDPAVEEARTSARAAGIAEDEIDTYVAMQQSLEASRKSRGAFQPPRAGEASSSTAPPTDTRLPPSVGPEILTPEREGDAATLPLIVPPLEVLPADQTPSDARRPS, from the coding sequence ATGCGAGTGCTCCGGGCAGCAGATGCTAAagttaattggttggttgagCGGCTCCCCAATTTTGTGAAGGAGGCGATTGAGGCAGCAATGGCACCCTACACTCAGGCGATCACAGATATTAGAAAAGAGCAGGACAGAATTAAGGAGCATGTTCGCCACATTGATCGTCGGTTGGAACAGATTGAGGGGGGCAGTGCAGGCGGTCTTCCTGCCATTCGGGCGGACCTAGCTAAAGTCAAGAAGGACATTCGGGTATTGAAAGCCCATGACATTGAGctcagtgcacccattctaccatccggtgcctccttattctccactGGGCCTTCGGACAAAGGGGTGGAGGAGTCAGCTGGGGAGGACGAAGAaactgaggaagaagaggaagaagagggggAAGAAAGCGAGGAAGAGTTTGATAAGGAGCTGGAGGGTGACCCAGCTGTTGAGGAGGCACGTACTTCCGCCCGAGCTGCTGGTATTGCTGAAGACGAGATAGACACATATGTGGCCATGCAGCAGTCCCTTGAGGCGAGCAGAAAATCCAGGGGGGCCTTTCAACCCCCGAGGGCGGGTGAGGCCAGCTCATCCACCGCTCCGCCTACTGACACACGACTGCCCCCGTCTGTGGGACCTGAGATATTGACACCCGAGAGGGAGGGTGATGCCGCGACGCTCCCATTGATAGTACCTCCGTTGGAGGTCCTCCCTGCTGATCAGACACCATCGGACGCCAGGCGTCCATCGTGA